GTCCTGTTTTTGCTTAAGTGAagtgtgactggcttctttgttGCCGAGAGAAAAGTACTTAGGGCCTAGCAGGTCTTCATTTTGCCAGCCCACAGAGGGGTCAGGATTTGGAGAAGGGATTTGACCAGCCTCGTTGAATtgtaggtggggaaactgaggccagtaCAGAGCCTTTCACCGGTCATCACTTGTCATTCAGCCTCAGCATCACTGTGTGTGTCTTTGGGCTCATGACAGTAGGGTGACATGAGGGGCAGGCACTAGGAGTCCTTGGTGCTGGTGGCCGCCCCCCCAGGCTGGGCCTCTCTTCTTGCAGTTCACCAACCGCTGCCTCCTCAAGTGGCTGAAGCTGTGGGACTTGGTGGTGTTTGGCCGAGAGCGGCCCACCCGGAAGCCCAGACCCAGTGTGGAACCGGCCCGTGGTGGCAAGGAGGCCACAGCCTCCAGCAAGTGGAAAAGCCACGGACAGGTGCTAGAGGAGATGCTGGAGGCTGAGCTGGATCCAAGCGGGCGGCCCCGGCAGAAGGTGAGCCCACCTGGCCGTGGGCTGTTCTCTGGATGGCTGGCACCATTGCAGCCTCTGGGGGCCATGAGGCACATTTACTGCCCCCGAGGGTGTAGGTGGAACGATGTCAGGGTCTAGGTGAGGAGTGTCAGCAATGTGAGCTGGGAATTGAGTCCTTTCTTCTAATGACTTAGATAAGACTAGCACTCCTTGCAGGGCCCTGCACCTCCCCACAGTGATTATGCTGGACTGTGGGTGGGTTCTGGCTGTTAGTCACGTCAGTAACAGCTGTGTCCTTGTCAGGTACAAACGTAACTCacttcaggcaaggctttattctCGCTCTGCACGACCAGCAGGCAGGGGCTTGTTTTCCTTTGGTgactggggcagggcaggagaaCATCTCTTAGCACTGAGCTTCATGGGATAGGATTTTCAGTCTCTGGCGGTTGGGTCAGGGTCTCCCAGAGTCCGTGAGGTGGTGTGGGTTACAGCACGTTTTCTCCTGCCTCGGCTGCAGGTGGCGCTGCTGTGTGGGCCCCCAGGGCTGGGCAAGACCACCCTGGCCCATGTGATTGCGCGGCATGCTGGGTACTCTGTGGTGGAAATGAACGCGAGGTGAGTTGGGGGAGGGCCAGGTCTCCTTTTGTCCTGGTATGTCTGGTCGAGCCTGGGATACAACCCTGAAAGCCTGGGGGTGGTGGGCTGTGGAATTGTCCATCCTCAGGGCTCACTGGGATTTGGCCACAGTGTCATGGGGTGGCCTTGTGTAGTATCCGTGAGTTGTACACGTGGTGGCTCTGCCCTGGGAAATTGTCCTGCTGGGGACACTGGCTGCTGCCCTGGCTGAGGCCATGGCTGCTGCACTGGCTGAGGCCATGGCTGCCCTGACAGCCCCTCCCTGGCCTCTTGGTTCCAGTGATGACCGCAGCCCTGAGGCCTTCCGAACGCGCATCGAGGCAGCCACGCAGATGGAGTCGGTGTTGGGCACTGGTGGGAGGCCCAACTGCCTGGTTATCGATGAGATCGACGGGGCCCCCACGGTGGGCCTCCTGGGTGTGCTGCGGCCGGGTGGGCAGGCAGTGGGGGCTGTGACTCACCTCCGTCTGCATGTCCCCTCAGGCTGCCATCAATGTTCTCCTGAGCGTCTTGGATCGCCAGGGCCgacaggaggcagagccaggGGGCCCCGCTGTGCCCACGGGCGGGGGGCGGCGGCGCCGGGCGGAAGGGGGGATCCTGATGAGGCCCATCATCTGCATCTGCAATGACCAGTGAGTGGGGCGGGGCGGGACGGGGTCTCCGCTGGGTGGGCGTGCCCCACGCCTGCTGGGCTGTGGCACGCACCCTGGCGGCCCTGGCCAGGTGGGCTCGCTGTGCAAACCGCTCATCCCACAGGTTCGTGCCCTCCCTTCGGCAGCTGAAGCAGCAGGCACTCCTGCTCCACTTCCCGCCCACGCTGCCCTCCAGGCTCACACAGCGGCTCCAGGAGGTCCGTGAGGGCTGCCCTCCGTCTGCCGTCAGGCCCCCAGCCTCCCAGCTGGTCCCAGGATATGGGGTGGAGGTGCTGGGACAGTTTGGTCTCTGGTGGTGGGTGGTTCCAAGCAGCGACCGAGGTCTTTCCTCAGGGATTTTCGGCCTTTGCTCCCCATAGGATAGGAGCTGACCCCTGTTTCTAGGGAGGAGGTGGCTTTagggtgggggtcggggggacACTCACCCTCTCACTTCCCTGCAGATCTCCCTGCGGCGGGGCATGCGGCCTGACCCTGGCGCGCTGGCGGCCCTCTGCGAGAAGACAGACAACGACATCCGCGCCTGCATCAATGCCCTACAGGTGGGCAGGTGGCCgtggcgggggtggggcaggggcagccagCAGCCGGcactcccccatccccacaccaCCGCCGTGTCTAGTTTCTACACGGGTGGGGGGTCAGCCACTCTcaccgccccacccccccaccccatgtccagTTCCTGCATGGGCGGGGCCAGCGGGAGCTGAGCGTTCAGGCTGTGCAGACCACACGCATTGGCCTCAAGGACCAGCGCAAGGGCCTCTTCTCCGTGTGGCAGGAGGTCTTCCAGCTGCCCCAGGCCCGGAGGTAGGTAGGCCAGCCCCAGTCTGGAATGCCAGCCAGCTCTGCCTTTGCTGACGGGGTGTGAGGCTGCACGGCCCTGGGGGCTGCTTGGCTCTGCCTCGGCCTCCCTCACTGTCCCTTCTCGGGGACCTCAGGGTATCGTAAACGTATACAAGCTGGTGCCGCCGGGAGGGaaagggtgggcagggctgggtccaggGTGATGGGGCGGGGGCTCCACTCCAGCCTCAGGGCCCTCTCTGCAGGCACCGCATGGGTCAGGACCCGACCCTGCCCTCCCACACACTCCTGCTCGGTGATGGGCACGTGGGTTCAGGGCCCCTCGCTACCAAGGTGCCCCTGACCGCGGCCTCTCAGCGGTTCTACCACATCTTGCATGTGGCCGCTTCTGCGGGTGAGCACGAAAAGGTGGTCCAGGTAACCATGCTCTACCTCAAACCTTTGCGGGGGGCTGAGGGGCAAGGGGCCAGCATCTGGCAGTGTTTCTCATCCCCAGACAGTGAGTGGGACACGCTTCAGATGGTGCTGAGCCCGAGGAGAAACAGGCGGGTGGGAGGGCGGGGAGTGGACACGGGGCATCGGGAGGCTTCTGAgaaggggtgggagcagggacaGGCTGGGAGGAAGGACTGACCCTGGCAGGAGGGGGATGGCCAGCGTGGGGTCGTATGATGGGGTCACTCTGGCTGCTCTTGGGGAACTATCTGAAGGGCCCCGGCAGTAGCTGGAAGGGGCTGGATTCTGGATGTGAGCTGTGGGAACAGGGACGTGGGTGCACGTGGGGTGGAGAGCAGGTGGTGGATGCCCCCCATCCCCTGGGAAGCCTGGTGTAAGTTGCCTCCCTGGCTAAGCAGCTTTGGATTAGCAGCTGGGGATCCTTGCAAATCTGGAAATCCACTGTGTGGAGGGCAGTGtggtggctggaggggagggattCCCACATGGAACAAGAGTGGGGGCTCTGTGTCCTTGATTCTGGTGAACAGAACTTCCTTTAGGGAGGGGTTGGGGGCTTCTTTCTCACATGTCTCAGGGTCTTGGTCAAACCAGAGTTGGGGTGGCAGGGTGGGCCTTCCtggccacccccatccccagggccCTGTGGCTACTTGCTGGTGTCTGCAGCTGTGCCTGAGACCCTGGGCCTtgcaggcaggtgggaggggaagggtcCCACTGTGTGGTGCTTGTGCTGTGGGCTGGGGGGGCGTGAGGCTGGAGGGGCTCAGGGAACTGGCCCGTCCACCTGCCCGCAGGGCCTTTTCGACAACTTCTTGCGGCTGAGGCTGCGGGACTCCAGCTTGGCAGCCGTGTGCATAGCACTTGACTGGCTGGCCTTCGACGACCTGCTGAGCCGGGCCGCCCACCACGGCCAGAGCTTCCAGCTGCTGCGCTACCTGCCCTTCCTGCCCCCGGCGTTCCACCTGCTCTTTGCCTCCAGCCATGTGCCGAGGATCACCTTTCCCACCAGCCAGCAGGAGGTGCGCCCCACGCCCTGCCCATACCCAGGGTCTAACACTGGGGCCCTGGGTGACTTGGTCCTCGTCCGCCCTCCACCCCAGGCCCAGAATCGGATGAGCCGGACACACAACCTGATGCAGACGCTGGTGTCGGGCATCACGCCAGCCACCCGCAGCCGGGCTGCACCGCAGGCGCTCATCCTGGACACCCTCTGCCTGCTCCTGGACATCCTCGCACCCAAGCTGCGCCCTGTGAGTGCCTTGCCTGGAAGGGCTGTGGCTCCTGGTGGGGGCAGGCCCCTGGCCACGCTTAGCACCCCTGCCTGCTGCCCACCATCCCACAGGTGAGCACACAGCTGTACAGCGCCCGAGAGAAACAGCAGCTGGCCAGCCTCGTGGGCACCATGCTCGCCTATAGCCTCACCTACTGCCAGGAGCGCACGCCCGATGGGCAGTATGTTTACAGGCTGGAGCCGTGAGTCTGTGCagcacctggggtgggggtgcctgggggcaggaggctggggggctgggctCCAAGTGCCATGGTGATTGCTCGGCGTGAGTCTAAATGCATGGCTTTGGAGgtgtgagtctgtttccccaTTGGAGGGTGGGAGAGTCAGTCCTAGCTCATTCCTTGCCCAGATGTGACTGGGGGGTGGGCATAGCCCTGGGACCTGAGGTTAACTGCAGAGCCTCTCAGTGCCCCCAGGAGCTACCCCCAGAGGGCCCTTGAGCTCCCCAGGGCCCTGTTTCTCTGTCCTGAGAGGGTCGTGGGGATGGAGGACCGGCAGCAGTGGTGTCCAGATGCAGATCCTTGAGGCAGTAATGATGCTGGTTCCCAAGCACCCAGCCCCAGGCCTGAATCCAGGCCATGCCACGTTGTGTCAGTTCCTCCCTTGCAGCCCTCTTCAAGCCCACATACagctggggaaacagaggctcagagtggATAACACCCCTGCTGCCACAGAGCTGGATGCGGCAGGGACAGGACTGGACCCGGTCCTGCATTGTTGCATTCCGGCAGTTGGGGTCGGTGCTAGTGAGTAGCTCCTGCCCCGTCTCTGCTGACTGAGTGCCCTGGtgtcctgccctgccctgctcaCCCCGAGAGCAGGAACGTGGAGGATGTCTGCCGCTTTCCCGAGCTGCCCACCCGCAAGCCCCTCACCTACCAGGCCAAGCAGCTCATTGCCCGTGAGATTGAAGTGGAGAAGATGCGGCGGGTGGAGGCCTTGGCCCGGGCTAGGGTCGGCCCCCAGGTGAGCCCACCCCAGGCTCTGAGCAGAGCAGGGCCCTCAGAGTGGACACCGTCCCTGGTATGATCCTGCCCAGTCAGCGCTCACTGTACGTGACTTCCTGTAGGTGGACGGGGGTCCCCTGGGGGGCACTGGGGAGAAAGGGGCGCAGCCATCTGCCCCATGCAGCCACGAGCAGCGGCTGGAGTGCATCCTGAAGAGAGCTGCCCTGGAGGAGCAGGTGtggtaaccctaaccctaatgggGGGGCGGGGCTAGGTGGCCAGAGGGTGGGGCCACGTGGGCCTGGGTGGGCGACCTTGGAGTCCTATGGTTCTAAGTCCTGGAGGTCCAGCTCCCTGCTGTTCAGCATGATGGTTCCACCTggcttcagtttctcatctggGCAGGATGCTGGCACCTCCCACCCTGGACCTGACCTTGGCAGGGAGCAGGCGACTGTGAGGGTGGTGAAGGGTGGAGGGAACACTTGCAGAGAGGGTCCGCgctggggtgagggtagggggcCATTGCCCAGAGGTGCCACGAGATCCCTCTTCCCTGGGAGATGGCCTCTGGGCCCTCCCACCAGGTAGGGGACTGTCCGCTGTGGGTCAGCCCCCGTGAACCTGACCGGCCTATCTCCTTTAGCCCGAGAGGGACTTCTTCGGTCGTGTGGTTGTCAAGAGAGCGGCAGCCCCGAGCACAggtgtgtggggaggtgggggtggttgAGGGACTGGGGTCAGGGTCGGGTGGAGGAACGACTGTGTGGCCCCTGCAGAGCACGCAGCCCCTGAGACTGACACGGCCG
The sequence above is a segment of the Orcinus orca chromosome 16, mOrcOrc1.1, whole genome shotgun sequence genome. Coding sequences within it:
- the CHTF18 gene encoding chromosome transmission fidelity protein 18 homolog isoform X3, whose protein sequence is MGQGASPAARNPVLRRPPVLEDYINVTSTDGNRAFLVLQADPVGTGVQSPLLDIRWRGRGQLDLLGVSFASLKEKIDSERRQRLLEEAQRLSDTLCSLRSEEVEEGPQPSGASEEEPADSQDASQHCLWVDEFAPQRYTELLSDDFTNRCLLKWLKLWDLVVFGRERPTRKPRPSVEPARGGKEATASSKWKSHGQVLEEMLEAELDPSGRPRQKVALLCGPPGLGKTTLAHVIARHAGYSVVEMNASDDRSPEAFRTRIEAATQMESVLGTGGRPNCLVIDEIDGAPTAAINVLLSVLDRQGRQEAEPGGPAVPTGGGRRRRAEGGILMRPIICICNDQFVPSLRQLKQQALLLHFPPTLPSRLTQRLQEISLRRGMRPDPGALAALCEKTDNDIRACINALQFLHGRGQRELSVQAVQTTRIGLKDQRKGLFSVWQEVFQLPQARRHRMGQDPTLPSHTLLLGDGHVGSGPLATKVPLTAASQRFYHILHVAASAGEHEKVVQGLFDNFLRLRLRDSSLAAVCIALDWLAFDDLLSRAAHHGQSFQLLRYLPFLPPAFHLLFASSHVPRITFPTSQQEVRPTPCPYPGSNTGALGDLVLVRPPPQAQNRMSRTHNLMQTLVSGITPATRSRAAPQALILDTLCLLLDILAPKLRPVSTQLYSAREKQQLASLVGTMLAYSLTYCQERTPDGQYVYRLEPNVEDVCRFPELPTRKPLTYQAKQLIAREIEVEKMRRVEALARARVGPQVDGGPLGGTGEKGAQPSAPCSHEQRLECILKRAALEEQPERDFFGRVVVKRAAAPSTEHAAPETDTAEQRMGTAVGRSDVWFRFKEGVSNAVRRSLYIRDLL
- the CHTF18 gene encoding chromosome transmission fidelity protein 18 homolog isoform X1, coding for MESARIPPLQLQRAARWAREVRSRRRAAMEDYEQELYGVEDDFHSQFAAELEVLAELEGTTAMSPSRDPWPTVGRPRLTFEETIAGGNAATHCSPGGPPRNSKGGARKRQLAADIHGDRPLPPTPKVKRSRLEAARRLNFRSDEMEEPLPPDSPTQDITPPPSPEVPAELWGKGPLDTGADVGLTKASPAARNPVLRRPPVLEDYINVTSTDGNRAFLVLQADPVGTGVQSPLLDIRWRGRGQLDLLGVSFASLKEKIDSERRQRLLEEAQRLSDTLCSLRSEEVEEGPQPSGASEEEPADSQDASQHCLWVDEFAPQRYTELLSDDFTNRCLLKWLKLWDLVVFGRERPTRKPRPSVEPARGGKEATASSKWKSHGQVLEEMLEAELDPSGRPRQKVALLCGPPGLGKTTLAHVIARHAGYSVVEMNASDDRSPEAFRTRIEAATQMESVLGTGGRPNCLVIDEIDGAPTAAINVLLSVLDRQGRQEAEPGGPAVPTGGGRRRRAEGGILMRPIICICNDQFVPSLRQLKQQALLLHFPPTLPSRLTQRLQEISLRRGMRPDPGALAALCEKTDNDIRACINALQFLHGRGQRELSVQAVQTTRIGLKDQRKGLFSVWQEVFQLPQARRHRMGQDPTLPSHTLLLGDGHVGSGPLATKVPLTAASQRFYHILHVAASAGEHEKVVQGLFDNFLRLRLRDSSLAAVCIALDWLAFDDLLSRAAHHGQSFQLLRYLPFLPPAFHLLFASSHVPRITFPTSQQEVRPTPCPYPGSNTGALGDLVLVRPPPQAQNRMSRTHNLMQTLVSGITPATRSRAAPQALILDTLCLLLDILAPKLRPVSTQLYSAREKQQLASLVGTMLAYSLTYCQERTPDGQYVYRLEPNVEDVCRFPELPTRKPLTYQAKQLIAREIEVEKMRRVEALARARVGPQVDGGPLGGTGEKGAQPSAPCSHEQRLECILKRAALEEQPERDFFGRVVVKRAAAPSTEHAAPETDTAEQRMGTAVGRSDVWFRFKEGVSNAVRRSLYIRDLL
- the CHTF18 gene encoding chromosome transmission fidelity protein 18 homolog isoform X2; protein product: MESARIPPLQLQRAARWAREVRSRRRAAMEDYEQELYGVEDDFHSQFAAELEVLAELEGTTAMSPSRDPWPTVGRPRLTFEETIAGGNAATHCSPGGPPRNSKGGARKRQLAADIHGDRPLPPTPKVKRSRLEAARRLNFRSDEMEEPLPPDSPTQDITPPPSPEVPAELWGKGPLDTGADVGLTKASPAARNPVLRRPPVLEDYINVTSTDGNRAFLVLQADPVGTGVQSPLLDIRWRGRGQLDLLGVSFASLKEKIDSERRQRLLEEAQRLSDTLCSLRSEEVEEGPQPSGASEEEPADSQDASQHCLWVDEFAPQRYTELLSDDFTNRCLLKWLKLWDLVVFGRERPTRKPRPSVEPARGGKEATASSKWKSHGQVLEEMLEAELDPSGRPRQKVALLCGPPGLGKTTLAHVIARHAGYSVVEMNASDDRSPEAFRTRIEAATQMESVLGTGGRPNCLVIDEIDGAPTAAINVLLSVLDRQGRQEAEPGGPAVPTGGGRRRRAEGGILMRPIICICNDQFVPSLRQLKQQALLLHFPPTLPSRLTQRLQEISLRRGMRPDPGALAALCEKTDNDIRACINALQFLHGRGQRELSVQAVQTTRIGLKDQRKGLFSVWQEVFQLPQARRHRMGQDPTLPSHTLLLGDGHVGSGPLATKVPLTAASQRFYHILHVAASAGEHEKVVQGLFDNFLRLRLRDSSLAAVCIALDWLAFDDLLSRAAHHGQSFQLLRYLPFLPPAFHLLFASSHVPRITFPTSQQEAQNRMSRTHNLMQTLVSGITPATRSRAAPQALILDTLCLLLDILAPKLRPVSTQLYSAREKQQLASLVGTMLAYSLTYCQERTPDGQYVYRLEPNVEDVCRFPELPTRKPLTYQAKQLIAREIEVEKMRRVEALARARVGPQVDGGPLGGTGEKGAQPSAPCSHEQRLECILKRAALEEQPERDFFGRVVVKRAAAPSTEHAAPETDTAEQRMGTAVGRSDVWFRFKEGVSNAVRRSLYIRDLL
- the CHTF18 gene encoding chromosome transmission fidelity protein 18 homolog isoform X4 codes for the protein MGQGSPLLDIRWRGRGQLDLLGVSFASLKEKIDSERRQRLLEEAQRLSDTLCSLRSEEVEEGPQPSGASEEEPADSQDASQHCLWVDEFAPQRYTELLSDDFTNRCLLKWLKLWDLVVFGRERPTRKPRPSVEPARGGKEATASSKWKSHGQVLEEMLEAELDPSGRPRQKVALLCGPPGLGKTTLAHVIARHAGYSVVEMNASDDRSPEAFRTRIEAATQMESVLGTGGRPNCLVIDEIDGAPTAAINVLLSVLDRQGRQEAEPGGPAVPTGGGRRRRAEGGILMRPIICICNDQFVPSLRQLKQQALLLHFPPTLPSRLTQRLQEISLRRGMRPDPGALAALCEKTDNDIRACINALQFLHGRGQRELSVQAVQTTRIGLKDQRKGLFSVWQEVFQLPQARRHRMGQDPTLPSHTLLLGDGHVGSGPLATKVPLTAASQRFYHILHVAASAGEHEKVVQGLFDNFLRLRLRDSSLAAVCIALDWLAFDDLLSRAAHHGQSFQLLRYLPFLPPAFHLLFASSHVPRITFPTSQQEVRPTPCPYPGSNTGALGDLVLVRPPPQAQNRMSRTHNLMQTLVSGITPATRSRAAPQALILDTLCLLLDILAPKLRPVSTQLYSAREKQQLASLVGTMLAYSLTYCQERTPDGQYVYRLEPNVEDVCRFPELPTRKPLTYQAKQLIAREIEVEKMRRVEALARARVGPQVDGGPLGGTGEKGAQPSAPCSHEQRLECILKRAALEEQPERDFFGRVVVKRAAAPSTEHAAPETDTAEQRMGTAVGRSDVWFRFKEGVSNAVRRSLYIRDLL